GTGTCACTGGTGACTCTGATGATGGTGGCGTTCGGCGTGGCTTTCGAGTTCCCCGTGCTGATCGTGTTCCTCCTCATGGCGCGGGTCATCAGCGTCGCTCAGCTCACGCGGTGGCGCCGCTACGTGATCGTGGGTGTCGTGGCCTTCGCCGCTGTGATCACACCGAGCCAGGATCCCTACTCTCTGCTCCTGATGGCCGTCCCCATGTGGGTCTTCTACGAGGTCGCCATCCTGATCGGAAGGATCATGAAGAGATGAGCGCCAACAAGCCCCGGGCGGCACGCCACTACTCGGCCCGCGACAAGCTCATCGCCGTGGCGGCGGCATTGGCGGTGGTCGCCCTCACCGCCCTCGCGATCTTTCTCATGAAGCCCGGCGAGAGTGAACCCGACGTCACCGAGCTGCCTCCCTCCATTCCCGAGATCCCCGACACCGGAGTGGTTCCCGAGCAACCACCGACGACGGCACCGGCGGGCCCGACAGCCCCCGCTCCCGTCCCGGATTCGTCGACGGACCCGGCACCCCCGCCGTCCTGACCGTCGCTCGTGGACCCGCGTCGCTTCGCCGAGGATCGGGGCCTGACGCTCGACTCCTTCCAGCGCGACGCGATGGACGCACTGGACGCGGGCTCCTCAGTTCTCGTGTGTGCGCCGACGGGGGCGGGCAAGACCCTCATCGCCGAGTTCGCGGTCGTGGCGGCGCTCGGGGCCGGCGGGCGCGCCTTCTACACGACACCCATCAAGGCGTTGTCGAACCAGAAGTACCGCGACCTCCGGGAGCAGGTGGGGGAGTCCCGCGTCGGCCTCCTCACCGGCGACACGAGCATCAGCCCGCGAGCGTCGATCGTCGTCATGACCACCGAGGTGTTACGCAACATGCTCTACGCCGACTCCCCGGCACTCAAGGGTCTCGGCACCGTGGTGCTCGACGAGGTCCACTATCTCCAGGACCGGGCGCGCGGAGCGGTGTGGGAGGAGATCATCATCCACCTCCCTCCGGAGATCGGGATCGTCTGCCTGTCCGCGACGGTGTCGAACGCCGACGAGTTCGCGGACTGGCTGCGGGAGGTACGTGGCGACGTCGTCACCGTCGTCGAGCAGGAGCGACCCGTGCCCCTGGACCACTTCTGGGTCGCGGCCGACCGGCACGATGACCTCGTGATCCTCCCGACCTTCGCGACCCGGAGAGGAGTCGAGGTCCCGAACCCCGACGCTGTCATTCTGGAGGCCGACCACGCCCCGCGCCGCACGCGAGCGCACCAGCGAGGCGGCCGGCGAGGCGGCCGCGGCCGGAGTGCGCTGCGACAGCCCGGCCGGGTGGAGCTCCTCGACGCTTTGCGGGACCGCGACGAGCTCCCGGCCATCTACTTCATCTTCAGCCGCGCCGGCTGCGACCGCGCCCTCGACGAGTGCGTCTCGGCCGGTGTGCGGTTCACGACCGCCGACGAGGCCCGCCGGATCCGCGGGATCGCCGAGTCCCGAACGGCTGCCCTCGATGACCGCGACCTCGACGCCCTGGGGTACAGCCGCTGGCTCCACGCTCTCGAACGGGGCCTGGCCGCTCACCATGCCGGAATGGTTCCGGCCATGAAGGAAGCCGTGGAGGAGGCCTTCGTCGCCGGTCTCGTGCAGGTCGTGTTCGCCACCGAGACACTCGCCCTGGGTGTGAACATGCCGGCCCGGTCTGTGGTGCTCGAGAAGATCACGAAGTTCACCGGCACCGGCCACGAGATGCTCACCGCCGCCGAGTACACCCAGCTCGGTGGGCGCGCCGGCCGGCGTGGTCTCGATGCGGCCGGGCAGGTCTACGTGTGCTGGAGCCCGTTCGTCACGTTCGACCAGGTGGCGGCGCTGGCAGCGCGGACCACCTACGAGCTCCGGTCGTCGTTCCGCCCGACCTACAACATGGCCGCCAACCTCGTGAAGAGCCACGAGCGGGCCGAGGCGCACGAACTGCTGAACCTGAGCTTTGCCCAGTTCCAGAGCGACCGGGCGGTCGTGGGCCTCGAACGCCAGCTTCGCAAGCGACGCCGTGATCTCCGCCGCGCGGAGAAGCGCGGGGAGTCGACGTCACGACCCGCCAGGAAGGTGGCACGTCTCGAGCGACGCATCGCGGGCCGTTCGGAGAACCTGTCGAGATCGTTCGACCGCGTCATCGGGCTCCTCGACAGCTGGGGTTATGTGGAGGGCTGGTCCCTCACCGCGCGGGGTGAGGTGCTGGCCGGCCTGCACTGTGAGCTGGACCTCGTGGCGGCGGAGATGATGGCCGAGGGGCTCCTGCAGGATCTGGACGCCCCGTCGGTGGCGTCGGTCGTGTCCTGCTGCACGTTCGAGCGTCGTGGCTCCGACGACGACAGCGCTCCCGTCGGGGCACCCACCCGGGAGGTCGGCGCCCGTGTGCGACGGCTCCAGCGGATCTCCGACGCGCTGGGGGCCGCCGAGACCGACGCCGATCTGCCGGTCACGCGGGCGATCGACTCGGGCTTCGCCCACGAGGCCTACGAGTGGACGCGGGGTGACGCACTGGCCGACGTCCTCGCCGACGACATCACCGGCGGCGACTTCGTTCGTTGCGTCCGACAGCTCCTCGACCTCCTGCGGCAGGTCGCCGAGGCGGCCCGGGCAGCGGGGGAGCGGGAGACAGCAGGGGTGGCGGCGGAGGCGGCCGACGCCGCGCTGCGAGGTGTCATCGCCGCGTCCGAGGAACGCTGAGCCGTGGGAGGCGTCGAGCCGGGTCGACCGTGGGAGAGCCCGACCGCGGGTGAGGGCCCACGTGTCGTCGAGGGTGTCGACGCGGAGCTGGCGGCCGCCTGGCACGAGGATCCGGGCAGCGTGATCGCCTTCCGGCCCGACGCGTCGTCCGACATCGCCCGTGTCCTCGGAACGACGACGCGCACGTCGGGAACCGAACCGACGGCGCCGGGAGACCGGGTCGTGGCACTCGACGGGATGTGGTGCGTTGGTGAGATCCCTCCCTCGCTGTCGTCGCGCCCGGCCGACCGGCGGCGGGAGCGCCTCGAGCGCCCCGTGTCGGAGTTCCCGGCGATCGGGACGGTGGTGCTCGGGACGCCACCCGACCGGCTGGGACGCCTGTCGCGTTCGTTCCACGTGCGCGTCGCCGTCGACGGTCGTGAGGTGTTCGCAGGGAAGATGACGACGGTCGTCGTGGCGTCGGGCGAGTTCCTCCGCGGCGCTGATCTCGTACCGCGGGGCCACCCGGGTGACGGGCGCCTCGAGGTCCAGGTCTACACGCTGGAACGCCGCCAGCGGAAGGTCATGCGGGAGCGCCTCGCGACGGCCGGCCACCTTCCCCATCCCGGCATCCTCGAACGCAGCGGTCGCCGTGTCGAGGTGACGGTCCCGACGGGCTCGTGGCCCCTGGAGGCGGATGCTGTTCCCCGGGCACCCGTGTCGGGGCTCGAGGTGACCGTTCTACCGGGCGCGGTTCGACTCGCGCTCTAGCCGGACCGCCGGGACGACACGGCGTCGTGACCCGGCGACGAGAGCGAGCCCCAGCGTGAGAGCCATCAGTGCGCTCGCCGCGGCGATCAGGATGTCGGAGGGCCCGGTGGCGGGGAGTGTCGGAGTGCCGCCGCTCGCACCACCGGAGCCGTCGGGGCCGCTGCCACTCGGGCCGTCGGCGCCGGGAGTGCCGCCGCCGGGATCCGTGCCACCCGGGGCGCTCCCGCCGGGATCACCACCACCGGGATCACCACCACCGGGATCGCCACCACCGGGATCACCACCACCGGGATCACCACCTGCCGGGCAGAAGCTCTCCGTCGACTGCGCGAGGTCGGGGGCGCCCACGAAACCCAGGCCGCCGAAACCGATACCGGCGACCGCGCCGTTCTGGAGGCCCCCGGCGATGAAGACGGGGAAGCCGCACGCCTGGCCGTCGGACTCCCAGGGGCCGGCAGCGACGGGCGACCACGAGTCGGTTGCCTGCTCCCAGAACCAGAAGTCGCGCTCCAGGCTGTCACCCGACCCGCCGGGGTCGGCATTGCCGCCGAGCATGAGAACCCCGGGGTTCGCACCCGTCACGGCGCCCATGGCCTGGAGCGCGCGTGGTGACGGGCCGCAGTCGGCCGGCCCGCAGGCCTGTACCCAGTCGGAGTCGCCCGGCGTGAAGGTCCACGTGTTGGCGTTTGTCGGCTGCCCCGGGCCCGACTGCCCGCCGAACATCACGAACTTCTCACCGTCCCAGCCCATCTGCGTGGAGATCAGACCACCGGGAGCACACGCGCTGCAGATCTCCGTCCAGTTCGCGCCGTCGAACGACCACGTGTCGGACGCTCCACCCGGCCCTCCGATCAGACCGCCGTACATCAGAACCTGGGCGCCGTTTCCCGCCATGGCCATGGTGAGGCGACCGACGGGAACCGCGTCGCCGCCACCGGGAGGGCACCCGGTCTGGTCGCAGAGAACCGACCACGACGAGCCGTCCCAGTTCCAGGTCGTTCCGCGTTCACCGGCCGTCTCGCCGGCGCCGAACATCACGACACCCGCCGGCCCGGTTCCCGCGCCGTGGAAGAAGGTGTTGCCGGGTCCGCAGGGGGAGTCGGCGCCGCTCACCGAGGTGCCACACCGCGGCTCCCAGTCGCCGCCCTCGTACACCCAGGTGTCGGCGTACGGGACGCCGGGCCCGGGAGGCCCGTCGGGCTTCCCGCCGTAGACGACGGCCTGGGTCCCGGCGGGATTGGCGGCTCCCGCTGCAAAGAAGCGCGGCACGTCGAACTCCGGTGGTGCGTCGACGGTGTCCCATTCGAACGTCTCGGCGGCTGCCGGGGCGGCCAGGGCCACCACGAGGGCGCAGGCCGCCAGAACGGGCAGACTTCTGCGTGCACGCATCCGGTTCCTTTCACGGACGACCGGGACCGGTGGGCCGTCTCCGGGGGTCCTGATCGGCCGACCGGGCCGGAACCTGAGGGTTCGGGGCGGTCCCCGGGGGTGGGGTGGGGCACCGGTAGGCTCGGCGTCCCATGACCTACGTGGCGGAGAGCTTCACCGACGACGAAGCCACCGTTCTGCGGCCCTACTTCACGAATCTCGAGGGGCCGGTGTTCGCCCTCGTGAACCTCCCCGAGGTCGTCAAGGGCGCGCTGTTCGCCCGCTACTCCCGCTCCTCCAAGAGCCTCCGACGGTTGTTTCTCGACGAGTTCGTGGGCGACCTCGACCTCACCGGTGACCTCACGGTCGACGCCACGGTCGGCCTACGCCGCGCCGAGGAGCTCTACGAGCGCGTGTTCGTCGAGTACGGCGATGACTCGGTAGCACAGCTCGGGGGTGTGCACCTGGCGTGCGAGCAGGCGAGCAACGTCCTCACGAAGATCCTCGAGTGGGGTCGCCTGATGTCGTATCTCGAGCAGTCGACGCGCTACATCCCCTATGACATCCGCCTGGGCGGGCACTACCGCTACCGGCGCGACCCCGACGTCCTCGGCTCGTCCCTGGGTGCGCGCTACGTGTCCGACATGGACACGATCTTCTCCACCTACTCCGAGATGCTGCCCGTCATGCTGGAGTGGGCGAGGGAGCGTCACCCCAAGGATCCCGGCGACTCCGATTTCGTCTACAAGCAGACCATCAAGGCCAAGGCGTGCGACGCCCTGCGCGGCCTGCTGCCTGCCGCCACCCTCTCGAACGTCGGGATCTACGGAACCGGCCAGGCCTACGAGGCACTGCTGCTGCGGATGCGCGCGCACCCGCTCCCCGAGGCGCGCGAATACGCCGCTCTCATGCTCACCGAGCTCCGCAAGGTGGTGCCGTCCTTCCTGAGCAGGGTCGATCGCGAGGAAAGGGGAGTGGCGTGGAGCGACTACCTCGCGGAGACACGCGACGAGACGGCCGCGGCCGCCAGCGCGTTGCTCGGTGACACCGAGCCGGCGGAGGCGCCCGCGGTCACCCTCACCGACTGGGACCCGGAGGGCGAGGACAAGGTCCTGGCGGCGATCTGCTACGCCCACACCGATCTGCCCGAGATCCAGGTGTTCGAGCGCATCCGCCAGATGGACGCCGGCTCCAGGAGCGCCCTGATGGACGCCTACGTCGGGGAGCGCGTCAACCGGAGGCACCGACCCGGGCGCGCGTTCGAGCGGGTCTCCTACCGCTTCGACGTCCTGTGCGACTACGGCGCCTTCCGCGATCTTCAACGTCACCGAATGCTCACGCTCGAGTGGCAGCCGCTCGTCCCCTCGCACGGCTACGACGTGCCCGAAGCCGTCATCGAGGCGGGTGAGGCCGACCGCTACCGGGAGGCGATGGGCCGCTCCGCCGGTCTGTACGGCGCGCTGCGCGAGCAGTTCCCCGACCAGGCCTCCTACGCCGTCGCGCTCGGATACAAGGTCCGCTTCGTCATGCAGATGAACGCGCGCGAGGCCATGCACGTGCTGGAGCTCCGCTCGACGCCGCAGGGCCATCCCGTCTACCGCGCCATCGCCCAGGAGATGCACCGTCAGATCGAGCACCGCGCCGGGCACCGCCTCATCGCGGCGGCCATGCGCCATGTCGACGACACCCAGCACGACCTCGAGCGACTGGAGGCCGAGCGGGCGGCGGAGCGGCGCCGGCAGAGCCCGGGCGCCTGAGATTTTTCTCACGGTCCGCTGACCAGCACCAACGCGTATCGATGCAGGTCAGAGCGTGGCCGGCCCGCCGGCTCCCGCTTGACACGGGCCATTTCATTTGGCCAAATGCATTGCGCCCGCGTCCCTCCGGTCGTGGGAGCGCCGGGCTCGGGGGGGCCTGGGAGACCCAGTAGAGAACGCTGGAATAACCCACCCGTTCCGTCGGGTCGGGCCAAACAGTGGCCCCAACGGTCTCCCGGGTTCCACCCACCGGCCGGGCGCTCCGCAGTCCCCGGGAATGCCCGGAAGCGTCGGAAGCGTTCACCCCACCGACGACGGGTCATGCGCCGGTTTCGTCACATGCCGGGGTTATACTCCGCGCCCGCGTAGGCCCGACGGACAACGGGCGTGAGGAGAAACGGTCCACCCAT
This Acidimicrobiia bacterium DNA region includes the following protein-coding sequences:
- a CDS encoding DEAD/DEAH box helicase produces the protein MDPRRFAEDRGLTLDSFQRDAMDALDAGSSVLVCAPTGAGKTLIAEFAVVAALGAGGRAFYTTPIKALSNQKYRDLREQVGESRVGLLTGDTSISPRASIVVMTTEVLRNMLYADSPALKGLGTVVLDEVHYLQDRARGAVWEEIIIHLPPEIGIVCLSATVSNADEFADWLREVRGDVVTVVEQERPVPLDHFWVAADRHDDLVILPTFATRRGVEVPNPDAVILEADHAPRRTRAHQRGGRRGGRGRSALRQPGRVELLDALRDRDELPAIYFIFSRAGCDRALDECVSAGVRFTTADEARRIRGIAESRTAALDDRDLDALGYSRWLHALERGLAAHHAGMVPAMKEAVEEAFVAGLVQVVFATETLALGVNMPARSVVLEKITKFTGTGHEMLTAAEYTQLGGRAGRRGLDAAGQVYVCWSPFVTFDQVAALAARTTYELRSSFRPTYNMAANLVKSHERAEAHELLNLSFAQFQSDRAVVGLERQLRKRRRDLRRAEKRGESTSRPARKVARLERRIAGRSENLSRSFDRVIGLLDSWGYVEGWSLTARGEVLAGLHCELDLVAAEMMAEGLLQDLDAPSVASVVSCCTFERRGSDDDSAPVGAPTREVGARVRRLQRISDALGAAETDADLPVTRAIDSGFAHEAYEWTRGDALADVLADDITGGDFVRCVRQLLDLLRQVAEAARAAGERETAGVAAEAADAALRGVIAASEER
- a CDS encoding FAD-dependent thymidylate synthase yields the protein MTYVAESFTDDEATVLRPYFTNLEGPVFALVNLPEVVKGALFARYSRSSKSLRRLFLDEFVGDLDLTGDLTVDATVGLRRAEELYERVFVEYGDDSVAQLGGVHLACEQASNVLTKILEWGRLMSYLEQSTRYIPYDIRLGGHYRYRRDPDVLGSSLGARYVSDMDTIFSTYSEMLPVMLEWARERHPKDPGDSDFVYKQTIKAKACDALRGLLPAATLSNVGIYGTGQAYEALLLRMRAHPLPEAREYAALMLTELRKVVPSFLSRVDREERGVAWSDYLAETRDETAAAASALLGDTEPAEAPAVTLTDWDPEGEDKVLAAICYAHTDLPEIQVFERIRQMDAGSRSALMDAYVGERVNRRHRPGRAFERVSYRFDVLCDYGAFRDLQRHRMLTLEWQPLVPSHGYDVPEAVIEAGEADRYREAMGRSAGLYGALREQFPDQASYAVALGYKVRFVMQMNAREAMHVLELRSTPQGHPVYRAIAQEMHRQIEHRAGHRLIAAAMRHVDDTQHDLERLEAERAAERRRQSPGA